In one Thermomicrobiales bacterium genomic region, the following are encoded:
- a CDS encoding VanZ family protein, whose translation MMLKPESIQRLAGISAVAWMALIFLLSAQERMPTTAGLPPDVAAIAGHFVAYGVLAILIRVAIGGLQTDRRADIIAIALATIYGLTDEFHQSFVPGRDSSAFDIGIDLIGASVGVTVLNLAMAASRRFQCER comes from the coding sequence ATGATGCTCAAACCGGAGTCGATCCAACGCCTCGCTGGCATCAGTGCCGTCGCCTGGATGGCGCTGATCTTCCTTCTTTCGGCGCAGGAGCGGATGCCAACGACAGCGGGATTGCCGCCGGATGTCGCTGCCATCGCCGGGCATTTTGTGGCTTACGGCGTGCTCGCCATCCTGATTCGCGTCGCTATCGGCGGGCTGCAAACCGACCGGCGTGCCGACATCATCGCGATTGCCCTCGCCACGATCTACGGGCTGACCGACGAGTTTCATCAGAGCTTCGTGCCGGGGCGCGATTCGAGCGCGTTCGACATCGGCATCGACTTGATTGGCGCATCTGTCGGGGTGACCGTGCTCAATCTGGCCATGGCAGCGTCACGACGATTCCAGTGCGAACGATGA
- a CDS encoding DUF4126 domain-containing protein produces MFELMTGLGLAMPAGLNAYIPLLAIALADRYTGLIQLAAPYDVVASPWAIVIVSILLGIEIVADKVPIIDHINDLIQSFIRPAAGAVLVMASTDAVQSINPVLAMILGLVVAGGVHTAKSTFRPVVTATTGGVGNPIVSATEDGAAICMSVIALVAPILIGIILIILLSLSLMVLRRRRTSLV; encoded by the coding sequence ATGTTTGAGCTCATGACTGGCCTCGGGCTGGCGATGCCGGCCGGTCTGAACGCCTACATTCCGTTGTTGGCGATTGCACTGGCCGATCGCTACACGGGTCTCATCCAGCTCGCCGCGCCGTACGATGTGGTGGCGTCACCGTGGGCGATCGTGATTGTGTCAATTCTGCTCGGGATCGAGATCGTCGCCGACAAGGTTCCGATCATCGATCACATCAACGACCTGATCCAGTCCTTCATTCGCCCCGCTGCCGGCGCGGTGTTGGTCATGGCGAGCACCGATGCCGTGCAGTCGATCAATCCGGTGCTGGCGATGATTCTCGGCCTCGTCGTCGCGGGCGGCGTCCATACCGCGAAGTCGACCTTCCGGCCCGTCGTCACAGCGACAACCGGCGGAGTTGGCAACCCGATCGTGAGCGCGACAGAAGACGGCGCGGCAATCTGCATGAGTGTCATCGCGCTGGTTGCACCTATCCTGATCGGCATCATTCTGATCATCCTCCTATCTCTGTCGCTAATGGTCCTGCGACGAAGACGCACGAGTCTGGTTTGA
- a CDS encoding DnaJ domain-containing protein produces the protein MQFQDYYSLLGVSRTASEADIKKAYREKARKLHPDVNKAADAEEKFKAVNEAYQVLSDADKRSRYDQFGNDWEHYQANNAGGQNAGDFSQWFTQQSGAPGGTHFEYRTSGGEGFSDFFETLFGGGRQRRRARNPRRGDDHEYTVEVPLKEAFAGTTRTFEIQIPGTCPECNGTGVNHGATCLICNGTGVTPRRSRIEVTIPAGIREGQRVRVAGKGAPGSDGGRAGDVYLRVKIVADAQFALDGNDVRTTVDVPLYAAILGGEAIVPTLTGKVALSIPAQSGNGKSFRLRGQGWPTSIGSTERGDLLAKIQVVLPTNLSDEELELFEQLSDLRTPKKSPPVA, from the coding sequence ATGCAATTTCAGGATTACTATTCACTCCTCGGCGTTAGCCGAACTGCGAGCGAGGCCGACATCAAGAAGGCCTATCGGGAGAAAGCGCGCAAGCTGCATCCCGACGTCAACAAGGCGGCCGACGCGGAGGAGAAATTCAAAGCCGTAAACGAGGCGTACCAGGTTCTTTCGGACGCCGACAAGCGCTCGCGCTACGACCAGTTTGGAAACGACTGGGAGCACTACCAGGCCAACAATGCCGGCGGACAGAACGCGGGCGACTTCAGCCAATGGTTCACGCAGCAGTCGGGCGCGCCCGGCGGCACTCACTTCGAATACCGCACCAGCGGCGGCGAGGGATTCTCGGATTTCTTCGAGACGCTATTCGGCGGCGGACGGCAGCGCCGTCGAGCTCGCAATCCTCGGCGCGGCGATGACCACGAATACACTGTTGAGGTCCCACTGAAGGAAGCATTCGCCGGCACGACCCGGACGTTCGAGATCCAGATCCCTGGGACATGCCCGGAGTGCAACGGCACAGGTGTGAACCACGGCGCAACCTGCCTGATCTGTAACGGCACCGGCGTCACTCCGCGTCGTTCGCGCATCGAGGTCACGATCCCGGCCGGGATTCGTGAGGGACAGCGCGTGCGGGTCGCGGGCAAAGGCGCTCCGGGCAGTGATGGCGGACGGGCGGGCGATGTGTACCTGCGGGTGAAGATCGTAGCGGACGCCCAGTTCGCGCTGGATGGCAACGATGTCCGCACGACCGTTGACGTGCCGCTCTACGCAGCGATCCTGGGTGGCGAGGCGATCGTGCCGACGCTGACCGGCAAAGTCGCGCTGTCGATTCCGGCGCAATCAGGCAACGGCAAGTCATTCCGCCTGCGCGGCCAGGGTTGGCCGACGAGCATTGGATCCACGGAACGCGGCGACCTGCTCGCGAAGATTCAGGTGGTCCTGCCGACGAACCTGTCCGACGAGGAGCTTGAGCTCTTCGAGCAGCTCAGCGATCTGCGAACGCCGAAGAAGAGTCCTCCGGTCGCGTGA